In the Mytilus trossulus isolate FHL-02 chromosome 1, PNRI_Mtr1.1.1.hap1, whole genome shotgun sequence genome, one interval contains:
- the LOC134715040 gene encoding caveolin-1-like — translation MPGSEIDLVNRDPNGLNAHLGTLHFNDVFGEPDGIHSIDCVWKLSAKCFDCWKLLCYNILTIIYGIFIAAEWGCEFAIIAFYHIWIISPCMKIIEINCGVCQRIYASCVNCCVIPCCEALGSVFHHFKK, via the exons ATGCCTGGAAGTGAAATCGATCTAGTCAACAGAGATCCAAATGGATTAAACGCACATTTGGGG ACACTTCATTTTAACGATGTATTCGGAGAACCTGATGGTATACACAGTATTGACTGTGTCTGGAAGTTATCAGCCAAATGTTTCGACTGCTGGAAGCTGTTATGTTACAACATCCTGACCATCATCTATGGTATCTTTATTGCTGCTGAATGGGGATGTGAATTCGCCATCATTGCTTTCTACCATATCTGGATTATCTCACCATGTATGAAGATCATCGAGATTAACTGTGGAGTTTGTCAGCGAATCTATGCATCATGTGTTAATTGTTGTGTTATACCATGTTGCGAGGCTTTGGGTTCAGTGTTCCATCATTTCAAGAAATGA